From the Bombus vancouverensis nearcticus chromosome 3, iyBomVanc1_principal, whole genome shotgun sequence genome, one window contains:
- the LOC143302439 gene encoding glutathione S-transferase-like, producing the protein MLVADRRKVAQSTAICRYLAKQYDLAGKTDWANLHIDATVDTIHDIRHKIAAFHYEEDEKVKAAKRKAAEETLPFILERLDQQVKENDGYLYDGTLSWADLTFVALLDYLNFMYKSDLIENYENLKLLEKKVLLLPKIKNWIERRPVSEF; encoded by the exons atgctcgtagctgatagaaggaaggttgctcagtctacagctatttgccgttacttagccaaacaatatgacttagctggaaagactgactgggcaaatcttcatattgatgccactgttgatactattcatgatattcgtcata aaattgccgccttccactatgaggaggacgagaaggtcaaagctgcaaaacgcaaggctgctgaagagacgctgccgttcattttagaacgtttggaccagcaagtgaaggaaaatgacggctacttatacgatggtactctctcttgggctgatttaacattcgttgctctgctcgattatttgaactttatgtacaagtctgatctgatcgagaattacgagaatctgaagctgctggagaaaaaggtcctccttctgcccaagatcaaaaactggattgagagacgcccagttagcgaattctaa